Proteins from a single region of Oenanthe melanoleuca isolate GR-GAL-2019-014 chromosome 12, OMel1.0, whole genome shotgun sequence:
- the IL5RA gene encoding interleukin-5 receptor subunit alpha isoform X2 — protein MLASRMQVFLLLLWTTTTPQGAGVQVLPPVNFTLTVSALAQVLLHWEPNPAQEQNNSTIRYDVEILSPVQEEYDTKSTRSVRTAALHDGFSARVRTLLLQGHLQMSSDWVEGNLPPLPGAADTSVTNVSCVTHVTTPGNVSLCCTWLPGQGAPEDTKYFLFYRYGAHTEECPTHSKDKRNRNTECRFANTQIKAGGIDNLIVIHINGSSQRAAIKPFQQLFNQNAIEKVNIPRNISISLEQNDLLATWEKPISPFHEECFEYEFYLINLKSGNKQILKISSNSFQLRVDGSSSYSIRVRANHNHICRARGFWSDWSETFHVGQNKLENSIAWILTLLCVSMSCTLLLVAVLCKINLQKRAESF, from the exons ATGTTGGCCAGTAGGATGCAagttttcctgctcctcctttggACAACAACCACCCCTCAGGGTGCAGGAG TTCAGGTTTTGCCACCTGTTAACTTCACCCTCACGGTCTCTGCATTAGCACAGGTGCTGTTACACTGGGAACCAAACCCTGCTCAGGAACAAAACAACTCCACCATTAGATATGATGTGGAAATCCTGAGCCCTGTGCAGGAAGAG tATGACACCAAGAGCACTCGCAGTGTCCGAACAGCAGCGCTGCACGACGGCTTCTCCGCACGGGTCAGGACCTTGCTGCTCCAGGGGCACCTCCAGATGAGCAGTGACTGGGTGGAGGGAAACCTCCCACCTCTGCCAG gtgctgcagacACCTCTGTCACCAACGTGTCCTGTGTCACCCATGTCACCACCCCTGGCAATGTCTCTCTCTGCTGCACTTGGCTCCCTGGCCAAGGGGCACCAGAAGACACCAAATACTTCCTGTTTTACAG GTATGGGGCCCACACTGAGGAGTGCCCCACTCACAGCAAAGACAAGAGGAACAGGAATACTGAGTGCAGATTTGCAAATACTCAGATTAAAGCTGGAGGGATTGACAACCTCATTGTCATTCACATTAATGGCTCCAGCCAACGTGCTGCAATCAAACCCTTCCAGCAGTTATTTAACCAAAATGCCATCG agaAAGTGAATATTCCCAGAAATATCAGCATATCCCTGGAGCAAAATGATCTCCTGGCCACGTGGGAAAAGCCAATTTCTCCTTTCCACGAGGAATGTTTTGAATATGAATTTTATCTCATCAACCTGAAGTCAGGTAACAAGCAG ATCCTGAAAATCTCCTCCAACAGCTTCCAGCTGCGGgtggatggcagcagcagctactCCATCAGGGTCAGGGCCAACCACAACCACATCTGTCGAGCCAGGGGCTTCTGGAGTGACTGGAGTGAAACTTTTCATGTGG GGCAAAATAAACTGGAGAATTCCATAGCCTGGAttctcaccctgctctgtgtgtccatgtCCTGCACGTTGCTGCTTGTTGCTGTACTATGCAAAAT TAACCTCCAAAAAAGAGCAGAATCATTCTGA
- the IL5RA gene encoding interleukin-5 receptor subunit alpha isoform X1, with amino-acid sequence MLASRMQVFLLLLWTTTTPQGAGVQVLPPVNFTLTVSALAQVLLHWEPNPAQEQNNSTIRYDVEILSPVQEEYDTKSTRSVRTAALHDGFSARVRTLLLQGHLQMSSDWVEGNLPPLPGAADTSVTNVSCVTHVTTPGNVSLCCTWLPGQGAPEDTKYFLFYRYGAHTEECPTHSKDKRNRNTECRFANTQIKAGGIDNLIVIHINGSSQRAAIKPFQQLFNQNAIEKVNIPRNISISLEQNDLLATWEKPISPFHEECFEYEFYLINLKSGNKQILKISSNSFQLRVDGSSSYSIRVRANHNHICRARGFWSDWSETFHVGQNKLENSIAWILTLLCVSMSCTLLLVAVLCKIGSGCNIVKTKTPQMCSEEAQLHFGFVCDSRSEVMN; translated from the exons ATGTTGGCCAGTAGGATGCAagttttcctgctcctcctttggACAACAACCACCCCTCAGGGTGCAGGAG TTCAGGTTTTGCCACCTGTTAACTTCACCCTCACGGTCTCTGCATTAGCACAGGTGCTGTTACACTGGGAACCAAACCCTGCTCAGGAACAAAACAACTCCACCATTAGATATGATGTGGAAATCCTGAGCCCTGTGCAGGAAGAG tATGACACCAAGAGCACTCGCAGTGTCCGAACAGCAGCGCTGCACGACGGCTTCTCCGCACGGGTCAGGACCTTGCTGCTCCAGGGGCACCTCCAGATGAGCAGTGACTGGGTGGAGGGAAACCTCCCACCTCTGCCAG gtgctgcagacACCTCTGTCACCAACGTGTCCTGTGTCACCCATGTCACCACCCCTGGCAATGTCTCTCTCTGCTGCACTTGGCTCCCTGGCCAAGGGGCACCAGAAGACACCAAATACTTCCTGTTTTACAG GTATGGGGCCCACACTGAGGAGTGCCCCACTCACAGCAAAGACAAGAGGAACAGGAATACTGAGTGCAGATTTGCAAATACTCAGATTAAAGCTGGAGGGATTGACAACCTCATTGTCATTCACATTAATGGCTCCAGCCAACGTGCTGCAATCAAACCCTTCCAGCAGTTATTTAACCAAAATGCCATCG agaAAGTGAATATTCCCAGAAATATCAGCATATCCCTGGAGCAAAATGATCTCCTGGCCACGTGGGAAAAGCCAATTTCTCCTTTCCACGAGGAATGTTTTGAATATGAATTTTATCTCATCAACCTGAAGTCAGGTAACAAGCAG ATCCTGAAAATCTCCTCCAACAGCTTCCAGCTGCGGgtggatggcagcagcagctactCCATCAGGGTCAGGGCCAACCACAACCACATCTGTCGAGCCAGGGGCTTCTGGAGTGACTGGAGTGAAACTTTTCATGTGG GGCAAAATAAACTGGAGAATTCCATAGCCTGGAttctcaccctgctctgtgtgtccatgtCCTGCACGTTGCTGCTTGTTGCTGTACTATGCAAAAT AGGCTCTGGATGCAATATAGTAAAAACCAAAACTCCCCAAATGTGCAGTGAGGAAGCCCAGCTACACTTTGGATTTGTGTGTGACAGCAGATCAGAAGTGATGAATTAA
- the TRNT1 gene encoding CCA tRNA nucleotidyltransferase 1, mitochondrial — translation MWAELLVVPRRAGLRLLRRRHGGSGSAMRLQAPQFQALFTPGLRSVAELFEKKSYELRIAGGAVRDLLSGVTPQDIDFATTATPAEMKEMFTAAGVRLINNKGEKHGTITARLHEQNFEITTLRIDVVTDGRHAEVEFTTDWHKDAERRDLTVNSMFLGLDGTLYDFFNGYEDLKNKKIRFVGKAAERIQEDYLRILRYFRFYGRIAETPGDHEPITLQAIKENAKGLAGISGERIWVELKKILTGNHVNHLVQLMYELDIAQYIGLPLDGNLEEFARVTKNIQNLSPKPMTVLTSLFKGKDDVTNLDLRLKISKEEKNLGLFLVKHRQELTKASGPEPLRPYQDFLMDSREANTNSKIFELLKYQGEEQLLREMQAWTVPSFPVSGHDLRKMGVSSGKEIGTALQQLRDEWKKSGYHMDKEELLSCLKKV, via the exons ATGTGGGCTGAGCTCTTGGTTGTGCCCCGCAGGGCCGGGCTGCGGCTGCTGCGGCGGCGGCACggcgggagcggcagcgccaTGAGGCTGCAGGCGCCGCAGTTCCAGGCGCTCTTCACGCCGGGGCTGCGCAGCGTGGCCG aaCTGTTTGAGAAGAAGAGCTATGAGCTGAGAATagcaggaggggctgtgagggatTTACTGAGCGGGGTGACACCACAAGACATCGATTTTGCCACCACAGCTACACCAGCAGAGATGAAGGAAATGTTCACAGCAGCTGGGGTTCGTCTGATCAAtaacaaaggagaaaaacacGGAACCATCACTGCCAGG CTCCATGAacagaattttgaaattacCACTCTCCGAATAGATGTTGTGACCGACGGCCGGCACGCCGAGGTGGAGTTCACCACAGACTGGCACAAGGATGCTGAGAGGAGGGATCTCACTGTCAACTCCATGTTCTTAG GTTTGGATGGGACTCTCTATGATTTCTTTAATGGTTATGAAGacttgaaaaacaagaaaatcagATTTGTGGGGAAGGCAGCTGAGAGAATACAAGAAGATTATTTAAGAATCCTGAGGTACTTCAG ATTTTATGGAAGAATTGCAGAGACACCTGGAGACCATGAACCTATTACACTGCAAGCAATTAAAGAAAATGCCAAAGGCTTGGCTGGAATATCAGGAGAAAGGATTTGGgtggaactgaaaaaaattcttactgGAAACCATGTCAATCATTTGGTTCAACTTATGTATGAGCTGGATATTGCCCAGTATATAG GGTTGCCACTTGATGGGAATTTAGAGGAATTTGCCAGAGTCACTAAAAACATCCAAAACCTGTCTCCAAAACCCATGACTGTCCTGACATCCTTGTTCAAGGGGAAGGATGATGTCACAAACCTGGACCTGAGGCTGAAAATctccaaggaggaaaaaaaccttggCCTTTTTTTGGTGAAGCACAGGCAGGAGTTAACCAAAGCCTCGGGGCCAGAACCACTTAGACCATACCAGGACTTCCTGATGGAT TCCAGGGAAGCTAACACCAACTCCAAGATCTTTGAGCTGCTGAAGTAccaaggagaggagcagctcttgAGAGAAATGCAGGCCTGGACTGTGCCCTCCTTCCCTGTCAGTGGCCACGACCTGAGGAAGATGGGGGTGTCCTCAGGGAAGGAAATTgggacagcactgcagcagctgagggatgAGTGGAAGAAGAGTGGCTACCACATGGATAAAGAGGAACTGCTGAGCTGCCTGAAGAAGGTGTGA